From Topomyia yanbarensis strain Yona2022 chromosome 1, ASM3024719v1, whole genome shotgun sequence, one genomic window encodes:
- the LOC131679443 gene encoding breast carcinoma-amplified sequence 3 homolog isoform X4: protein MSADSQRRSASSTAAAARCMPAIVPPQAVSDRSIIDSVAGFINDVTLQTQTPQGDSKDHILWARFENAADISDPCLGDDWELEGGIAPPLLLILGYVTGIQVWIIPANGEAIEVLSWRHGSVKCLRVLPTPSAGDGESAAEPNDQFAHKRPLIALCDSATSGVIGSGGSLTSGSQSQYCSINFISLKDGETVKSIKFKNPIVDILANRSSVVVTFAERIAIFDARTLDDRLTVTTCHPSPGLNPNPVALGPRWIAYAEKKLLPSKRSSGGCDGDGVTSYTATMLNAAKSLGKGLRELGEQMAAGLTGGSHSGPSSISGLAGTSGTGVTSECNQPGIVTILDIKYPIKDLSPTTGTPISSTGNDPIIAHFVAHSEAIVAMQFDASGMLLLTADKRGHDFHIFRIHPHPSGPSLAAVHHLYILHRGDTTAKVQDIVFSLDSRWVAISTLRGTSHVFPVTPYGGPAGVRTHGSPHVVNRLSRFHRSAGLSIEGRSSSPVSHLEHPASHTPTSAYANPRIPPFPHPTVVQPLAQLRQPSSLSTQAGGSTSTKSSTASGRQRNSSSSSSDDLVKPLRVCATFAKARSWLLDPPGTVRDTPAHRIQRKPMDSLFIIAAHGALIQYDLDPKHATNIPKEKVCDDTPIELEVEAKAQWTLQRQETNCSSDIQPPLPLDNWLIKDRFLEEVRGDVVNDYGSIDQHRDLRGSSSSIDHDDRWLSQVEIITHAGPHRRLWMGPQFMFKTYNTPSGSPLTSIDTESVEIGAGSTVNRPARSNPMNMPISGGMRPLVPVLIESGSCSSYEQSPRMINMTELRHHENLDTEFSSLGPVESQLREDLADAMRESPLISGRDTAGYASATPIPAGLSSVSSCSSTSIYSSTHSLNSICDHKLPPSTTSHALLQPQQGLPVKHHPHYHLQQEHQHSSSLPASSSRPASAASSRASGSIAKVVNPLGTVTTVCNSDVEGQESEAEARAAHECDVYLHENCDEALFRPVVTVHGMPGNEREYRGSSLDRKNSASAPSEEPPSLISRELIVPVIEEKDMVYFSRTKKKEEDIVAKFEELSTINKRSKKNERNVVEVSSKPVSEKVAEDFVNIEVVECKQEEPKATGSRKKEKTPPVRNDKKKKPQPEMIEVIELEDPGVQLELPPVEKPSRNKKKENGKKKDEPRQQHAGTYLEKQQKVKPSPAEMKPKTNAASKAGNNNRKENKQDNRKRKDQTPPLATLLLEPQPEPMPEVLPLAPALAVQDDLLKSICDEFPPLEALKIDDLELFGEANEPENLKLTRSEISIKESMLSSNGVGIGKPKDLDGGSESEPSCVDEAISVDLTAECITGNICEEEQILPKEEKFYELSRYETEFSEPLPPLEPFICKEFEDLGFSESGKVKLLKQPSEERTLINFESPLQEVAKALPTKSSSIFDDKNIVFAMCSSLREANLSEMGESSTSQQFGGSRSLSSSMMQPGPVVLKQQLSAEGLPISSTSDEETSNSNNDEPDDKEVSKLPQADDEDDELQPLISSNKTSSSSLSITVIGTVSGGASNNDSLLNSMTTSGIVATVGSPAKTPTTMTTALPTTDANQSENGDKQTTAAANTKQTGTGNNGGNNGNNNGNGKKKSKKKRK, encoded by the exons ATGTCCGCCGATTCCCAGCGACGATCAGCGTCCAGCACGGCTGCTGCTGCACGCTGTATGCCAGCGATCGTGCCCCCGCAGGCCGTTAGTGACCGATCGATCATTGACAGTGTGGCCGGTTTCATCAACGATGTGACGCTGCAGACACAGACGCCCCAGGGGGATAGCAAGGATCACATTCTCTGGGCACGTTTCGAGAATGCCGCCGATATCAGCGATCCCTGTCTCGGGGACGATTGGGAGCTGGAAGGGGGTATCGCACCACCGCTACTGCTGATACTCGGTTACGTTACGGGAATTCAG GTTTGGATCATACCAGCCAATGGAGAAGCGATTGAGGTGCTTTCGTGGCGTCATGGCAGTGTCAAATGTCTGCGGGTTCTACCGACTCCTTCCGCTGGGGATGGCGAATCTGCCGCTGAACCAAACGATCAGTTTGCCCACAAACGACCGCTAATTGCATTGTGCGATTCGGCAACGAGTGGGGTTATTGGAAGTGGCGGCAGTCTAACGAGCGGCAGCCAATCACAGTACTGCTCGATAAATTTCATATCACTTAAAGATGGAGAAACTGTGAAAAGcatcaaatttaaaaacccTATAGTGGATATCCTAGCAAATCGATCGTCTGTGGTGGTCACCTTTGCGGAACGGATTGCAATCTTCGATGCACGCACACTGGATGATCGATTGACCGTTACAACGTGCCATCCGAGTCCTGGTCTGAATCCAAACCCTGTTGCATTGGGGCCACGCTGGATCGCGTATGCTGAGAAAAAGCTACTACCTTCAAAGCGATCCAGTGGCGGTTGTGATGGTGATGGGGTTACCAGCTACACAGCAACAATGTTGAATGCTGCGAAGAGTTTAGGAAAAGGTTTGCGCGAGTTAGGGGAGCAGATGGCAGCTGGATTAACCGGTGGTAGCCACTCGGGCCCTAGTTCTATTAGTGGACTAGCTGGCACGTCTGGTACAGGAGTGACAAGCGAATGCAATCAGCCAGGAATTGTAACGATACTTGACATCAAGTACCCGATCAAAGACCTGAGCCCAACTACAGGAACTCCTATTTCGAGCACCGGTAATGATCCAATCATTGCCCATTTTGTGGCACACTCGGAGGCAATAGTAGCGATGCAATTTGACGCGTCCGGAATGCTTCTACTGACGGCTGATAAGCGTGGTCATGATTTCCACATCTTTCGAATCCATCCACACCCGAGTGGACCTTCGCTGGCCGCGGTTCATCATCTTTATATTCTCCACCGCGGAGATACCACCGCAAAGGTACAGGACATTGTATTCTCCCTGGACTCGCGATGGGTGGCGATTTCGACGTTGCGAGGAACCTCACACGTTTTTCCGGTCACTCCCTATGGAGGGCCAGCAGGAGTTCGCACACATGGATCACCACATGTTGTAAATAGATTATCAAGATTTCACCGATCGGCCGGATTGTCAATCGAAGGAAGATCCAGCAGCCCCGTTTCACATTTGGAACATCCAGCTTCTCACACACCGACGTCCGCCTATGCTAACCCCCGGATTCCACCGTTCCCACATCCAACAGTGGTTCAACCACTCGCACAACTTCGTCAGCCATCGAGTCTAAGTACCCAGGCCGGTGGCAGTACGAGCACCAAAAGTTCCACAGCTAGCGGCCGACAGCGGAATTCATCATCTTCTTCTTCAGATGATCTCGTTAAACCTTTGCGAGTTTGTGCTACTTTTGCTAAAGCCCGATCCTGGCTGTTGGATCCTCCTGGGACAGTGAGAGACACTCCAGCCCATCGCATTCAACGGAAACCGATGGATTCGCTGTTCATCATTGCGGCCCACGGGGCGCTGATTCAATACGATCTGGATCCAAAACATGCGACCA ATATTCCCAAAGAGAAAGTCTGTGACGACACTCCTATCGAGTTGGAGGTGGAAGCGAAGGCACAATGGACGCTGCAGCGTCAAGAGACGAACTGTAGTAGCGATATTCAGCCACCACTTCCACTGGATAACTGGCTTATTAAGGACCGCTTCCTAGAGGAGGTCAGGGGTGATGTAGTAAATGACTACGGGAGTATTGACCAACACCGTGATCTTCGGGGTAGTTCAAGCAGCATTGATCACGATGATCGATGGTTATCTCAAGTGGAAATCATCACGCATGCTGGGCCACACCGCCGGCTTTGGATGGGTCCCCAGTTCATGTTTAAGACGTACAATACACCTAGTGG ATCACCTCTCACCTCGATCGATACTGAATCGGTTGAAATCGGTGCCGGCAGCACGGTAAACCGACCGGCTCGTTCCAACCCGATGAATATGCCCATTTCTGGAGGTATGAGGCCATTGGTACCCGTACTCATTGAATCTGGATCATGTA GTAGCTACGAGCAGAGCCCGCGGATGATAAACATGACGGAACTTCGCCATCATGAGAATCTGGACACTGAGTTCTCTTCTCTGGGACCGGTGGAGTCCCAACTGCGGGAAGATCTCGCCGATGCCATGCGTGAATCGCCACTGATCTCCGGACGGGATACGGCAG GCTACGCGAGCGCCACACCCATCCCGGCCGGGTTGTCTTCGGTATCCTCTTGCTCCTCCACCTCAATCTACTCGTCGACGCACTCGTTGAACTCGATATGTGATCATAAGCTGCCCCCGTCGACCACTAGCCACGCGTTGCTGCAACCGCAACAAGGACTTCCGGTCAAACATCATCCGCATTATCACTTGCAGCAAGAGCACCAACACTCGTCCTCTCTTCCGGCGAGCAGCTCACGACCGGCTTCGGCAGCCAGCAGTCGAGCTTCGGGTTCCATCGCAAAAGTCGTAAATCCGTTAGGAACGGTAACTACTGTCTGTAATAGCGATGTGGAAGGGCAGGAATCCGAAGCGGAAGCACGTGCAGCTCATGAGTGTGACGTATATTTGCATGAAAACTGTGACGAAGCGTTATTTCGACCGGTGGTCACCGTACACGGAATGCCAGGAAACGAACGGGAGTACCGTGGATCCTCGCTGGATCGAAAAAACTCGGCGTCTGCGCCCTCCGAAGAACCACCTTCTCTGATAAGCCGCGAGCTCATCGTGCCCGTGATTGAAGAGAAAGACATGGTGTACTTCAGCAGGACTAAGAAGAAGGAAGAAGATATTGTCGCGAAGTTCGAAGAACTATCAACCATCAACAAGAGAAGTAAGAAGAATGAACGGAATGTTGTCGAGGTCAGCTCGAAACCTGTTAGCGAAAAGGTGGCAGAGGATTTTGTAAATATAGAGGTAGTGGAGTGTAAGCAAGAGGAACCGAAAGCTACAGGCAGTAGAAAAAAGGAGAAAACACCTCCTGTTCGAAACGATAAAAAGAAGAAACCCCAACCGGAAATGATAGAAGTCATTGAACTAGAGGACCCGGGTGTACAACTTGAGTTACCGCCAGTAGAGAAACCTTCACGTAACAAAAAGAAAGAGAACGGCAAGAAAAAAGATGAACCTAGACAACAACATGCTGGAACATATTTGGAGAAACAGCAGAAAGTCAAACCGTCACCTGCGGAGATGAAACCGAAGACCAATGCTGCCAGTAAAGCGGGGAATAACAACAGGAAAGAAAACAAGCAAGACAATCGAAAGCGGAAAGATCAAACACCGCCTTTGGCAACACTTCTACTGGAGCCACAGCCCGAGCCAATGCCGGAAGTACTTCCCTTGGCTCCGGCTCTGGCGGTACAAGACGATCTGCTTAAATCTATTTGCGATGAATTCCCACCCCTGGAAGCGTTAAAAATTGACGATTTAGAACTGTTTGGCGAAGCTAATGAACCAGAAAACTTGAAATTAACCCGTAGCGAAATTAGTATTAAGGAATCGATGCTTTCTTCCAATGGGGTTGGGATCGGTAAACCGAAGGACCTTGATGGTGGCAGTGAATCGGAACCATCTTGCGTAGATGAGGCTATAAGTGTTGACTTAACAGCGGAGTGTATTACAGGAAATATATGTGAAGAAGAGCAAATACTGCCGAAGGAAGAGAAATTTTACGAATTGTCACGTTATGAAACAGAGTTCTCTGAACCTTTACCCCCACTTGAACCGTTTATATGCAAGGAATTCGAAGATTTAGGATTTAGCGAAAGCGGTAAGGTAAAGCTTCTTAAACAGCCGAGTGAGGAAAGGACTTTGATTAATTTCGAAAGTCCACTTCAGGAGGTGGCCAAAGCGCTGCCCACAAAGAGTAGCTCCATTTTCGACGACAAGAACATCGTATTTGCAATGTGCTCTAGCTTGCGGGAAGCAAATCTATCGGAAATGGGGGAATCCAGCACATCTCAGCAGTTCGGAGGCAGTAGAAGTCTTTCTTCGTCTATGATGCAACCAGGTCCGGTTGTTTTGAAGCAACAACTGTCTGCGGAAGG GCTTCCCATATCGTCGACATCGGATGAAGAGACTTCCAACTCTAATAATGACGAACCAGATGATAAAGAAGTTTCCAAGCTTCCGCAAGCCGACGATGAAGACGATGAGCTGCAACCGTTGATCTCTAGCAATAAAACGTCGTCTTCGTCGCTGTCAATTACCGTCATCGGTACCGTCTCCGGAGGTGCTAGCAACAACGATAGCCTACTCAACTCCATGACCACTTCCGGCATTGTGGCAACCGTCGGAAGTCCTGCCAAAACACCAACCACAATGACAACAGCACTGCCAACGACAGACGCGAACCAAAGTGAGAACGGCGACAAGCAGACCACCGCCGCAGCGAACACAAAGCAGACGGGCACTGGCAACAATGGTGGAAACAATGGCAATAACAATGGCAACGGAAAAAAGAAGTCCAAGAAGAAGCGAAAATAA
- the LOC131679443 gene encoding breast carcinoma-amplified sequence 3 homolog isoform X2 yields the protein MSADSQRRSASSTAAAARCMPAIVPPQAVSDRSIIDSVAGFINDVTLQTQTPQGDSKDHILWARFENAADISDPCLGDDWELEGGIAPPLLLILGYVTGIQVWIIPANGEAIEVLSWRHGSVKCLRVLPTPSAGDGESAAEPNDQFAHKRPLIALCDSATSGVIGSGGSLTSGSQSQYCSINFISLKDGETVKSIKFKNPIVDILANRSSVVVTFAERIAIFDARTLDDRLTVTTCHPSPGLNPNPVALGPRWIAYAEKKLLPSKRSSGGCDGDGVTSYTATMLNAAKSLGKGLRELGEQMAAGLTGGSHSGPSSISGLAGTSGTGVTSECNQPGIVTILDIKYPIKDLSPTTGTPISSTGNDPIIAHFVAHSEAIVAMQFDASGMLLLTADKRGHDFHIFRIHPHPSGPSLAAVHHLYILHRGDTTAKVQDIVFSLDSRWVAISTLRGTSHVFPVTPYGGPAGVRTHGSPHVVNRLSRFHRSAGLSIEGRSSSPVSHLEHPASHTPTSAYANPRIPPFPHPTVVQPLAQLRQPSSLSTQAGGSTSTKSSTASGRQRNSSSSSSDDLVKPLRVCATFAKARSWLLDPPGTVRDTPAHRIQRKPMDSLFIIAAHGALIQYDLDPKHATNIPKEKVCDDTPIELEVEAKAQWTLQRQETNCSSDIQPPLPLDNWLIKDRFLEEVRGDVVNDYGSIDQHRDLRGSSSSIDHDDRWLSQVEIITHAGPHRRLWMGPQFMFKTYNTPSGSPLTSIDTESVEIGAGSTVNRPARSNPMNMPISGGMRPLVPVLIESGSCSYEQSPRMINMTELRHHENLDTEFSSLGPVESQLREDLADAMRESPLISGRDTAGYASATPIPAGLSSVSSCSSTSIYSSTHSLNSICDHKLPPSTTSHALLQPQQGLPVKHHPHYHLQQEHQHSSSLPASSSRPASAASSRASGSIAKVVNPLGTVTTVCNSDVEGQESEAEARAAHECDVYLHENCDEALFRPVVTVHGMPGNEREYRGSSLDRKNSASAPSEEPPSLISRELIVPVIEEKDMVYFSRTKKKEEDIVAKFEELSTINKRSKKNERNVVEVSSKPVSEKVAEDFVNIEVVECKQEEPKATGSRKKEKTPPVRNDKKKKPQPEMIEVIELEDPGVQLELPPVEKPSRNKKKENGKKKDEPRQQHAGTYLEKQQKVKPSPAEMKPKTNAASKAGNNNRKENKQDNRKRKDQTPPLATLLLEPQPEPMPEVLPLAPALAVQDDLLKSICDEFPPLEALKIDDLELFGEANEPENLKLTRSEISIKESMLSSNGVGIGKPKDLDGGSESEPSCVDEAISVDLTAECITGNICEEEQILPKEEKFYELSRYETEFSEPLPPLEPFICKEFEDLGFSESGKVKLLKQPSEERTLINFESPLQEVAKALPTKSSSIFDDKNIVFAMCSSLREANLSEMGESSTSQQFGGSRSLSSSMMQPGPVVLKQQLSAEGQDSDYKSLELDIDDTAMFLSRLPISSTSDEETSNSNNDEPDDKEVSKLPQADDEDDELQPLISSNKTSSSSLSITVIGTVSGGASNNDSLLNSMTTSGIVATVGSPAKTPTTMTTALPTTDANQSENGDKQTTAAANTKQTGTGNNGGNNGNNNGNGKKKSKKKRK from the exons ATGTCCGCCGATTCCCAGCGACGATCAGCGTCCAGCACGGCTGCTGCTGCACGCTGTATGCCAGCGATCGTGCCCCCGCAGGCCGTTAGTGACCGATCGATCATTGACAGTGTGGCCGGTTTCATCAACGATGTGACGCTGCAGACACAGACGCCCCAGGGGGATAGCAAGGATCACATTCTCTGGGCACGTTTCGAGAATGCCGCCGATATCAGCGATCCCTGTCTCGGGGACGATTGGGAGCTGGAAGGGGGTATCGCACCACCGCTACTGCTGATACTCGGTTACGTTACGGGAATTCAG GTTTGGATCATACCAGCCAATGGAGAAGCGATTGAGGTGCTTTCGTGGCGTCATGGCAGTGTCAAATGTCTGCGGGTTCTACCGACTCCTTCCGCTGGGGATGGCGAATCTGCCGCTGAACCAAACGATCAGTTTGCCCACAAACGACCGCTAATTGCATTGTGCGATTCGGCAACGAGTGGGGTTATTGGAAGTGGCGGCAGTCTAACGAGCGGCAGCCAATCACAGTACTGCTCGATAAATTTCATATCACTTAAAGATGGAGAAACTGTGAAAAGcatcaaatttaaaaacccTATAGTGGATATCCTAGCAAATCGATCGTCTGTGGTGGTCACCTTTGCGGAACGGATTGCAATCTTCGATGCACGCACACTGGATGATCGATTGACCGTTACAACGTGCCATCCGAGTCCTGGTCTGAATCCAAACCCTGTTGCATTGGGGCCACGCTGGATCGCGTATGCTGAGAAAAAGCTACTACCTTCAAAGCGATCCAGTGGCGGTTGTGATGGTGATGGGGTTACCAGCTACACAGCAACAATGTTGAATGCTGCGAAGAGTTTAGGAAAAGGTTTGCGCGAGTTAGGGGAGCAGATGGCAGCTGGATTAACCGGTGGTAGCCACTCGGGCCCTAGTTCTATTAGTGGACTAGCTGGCACGTCTGGTACAGGAGTGACAAGCGAATGCAATCAGCCAGGAATTGTAACGATACTTGACATCAAGTACCCGATCAAAGACCTGAGCCCAACTACAGGAACTCCTATTTCGAGCACCGGTAATGATCCAATCATTGCCCATTTTGTGGCACACTCGGAGGCAATAGTAGCGATGCAATTTGACGCGTCCGGAATGCTTCTACTGACGGCTGATAAGCGTGGTCATGATTTCCACATCTTTCGAATCCATCCACACCCGAGTGGACCTTCGCTGGCCGCGGTTCATCATCTTTATATTCTCCACCGCGGAGATACCACCGCAAAGGTACAGGACATTGTATTCTCCCTGGACTCGCGATGGGTGGCGATTTCGACGTTGCGAGGAACCTCACACGTTTTTCCGGTCACTCCCTATGGAGGGCCAGCAGGAGTTCGCACACATGGATCACCACATGTTGTAAATAGATTATCAAGATTTCACCGATCGGCCGGATTGTCAATCGAAGGAAGATCCAGCAGCCCCGTTTCACATTTGGAACATCCAGCTTCTCACACACCGACGTCCGCCTATGCTAACCCCCGGATTCCACCGTTCCCACATCCAACAGTGGTTCAACCACTCGCACAACTTCGTCAGCCATCGAGTCTAAGTACCCAGGCCGGTGGCAGTACGAGCACCAAAAGTTCCACAGCTAGCGGCCGACAGCGGAATTCATCATCTTCTTCTTCAGATGATCTCGTTAAACCTTTGCGAGTTTGTGCTACTTTTGCTAAAGCCCGATCCTGGCTGTTGGATCCTCCTGGGACAGTGAGAGACACTCCAGCCCATCGCATTCAACGGAAACCGATGGATTCGCTGTTCATCATTGCGGCCCACGGGGCGCTGATTCAATACGATCTGGATCCAAAACATGCGACCA ATATTCCCAAAGAGAAAGTCTGTGACGACACTCCTATCGAGTTGGAGGTGGAAGCGAAGGCACAATGGACGCTGCAGCGTCAAGAGACGAACTGTAGTAGCGATATTCAGCCACCACTTCCACTGGATAACTGGCTTATTAAGGACCGCTTCCTAGAGGAGGTCAGGGGTGATGTAGTAAATGACTACGGGAGTATTGACCAACACCGTGATCTTCGGGGTAGTTCAAGCAGCATTGATCACGATGATCGATGGTTATCTCAAGTGGAAATCATCACGCATGCTGGGCCACACCGCCGGCTTTGGATGGGTCCCCAGTTCATGTTTAAGACGTACAATACACCTAGTGG ATCACCTCTCACCTCGATCGATACTGAATCGGTTGAAATCGGTGCCGGCAGCACGGTAAACCGACCGGCTCGTTCCAACCCGATGAATATGCCCATTTCTGGAGGTATGAGGCCATTGGTACCCGTACTCATTGAATCTGGATCAT GTAGCTACGAGCAGAGCCCGCGGATGATAAACATGACGGAACTTCGCCATCATGAGAATCTGGACACTGAGTTCTCTTCTCTGGGACCGGTGGAGTCCCAACTGCGGGAAGATCTCGCCGATGCCATGCGTGAATCGCCACTGATCTCCGGACGGGATACGGCAG GCTACGCGAGCGCCACACCCATCCCGGCCGGGTTGTCTTCGGTATCCTCTTGCTCCTCCACCTCAATCTACTCGTCGACGCACTCGTTGAACTCGATATGTGATCATAAGCTGCCCCCGTCGACCACTAGCCACGCGTTGCTGCAACCGCAACAAGGACTTCCGGTCAAACATCATCCGCATTATCACTTGCAGCAAGAGCACCAACACTCGTCCTCTCTTCCGGCGAGCAGCTCACGACCGGCTTCGGCAGCCAGCAGTCGAGCTTCGGGTTCCATCGCAAAAGTCGTAAATCCGTTAGGAACGGTAACTACTGTCTGTAATAGCGATGTGGAAGGGCAGGAATCCGAAGCGGAAGCACGTGCAGCTCATGAGTGTGACGTATATTTGCATGAAAACTGTGACGAAGCGTTATTTCGACCGGTGGTCACCGTACACGGAATGCCAGGAAACGAACGGGAGTACCGTGGATCCTCGCTGGATCGAAAAAACTCGGCGTCTGCGCCCTCCGAAGAACCACCTTCTCTGATAAGCCGCGAGCTCATCGTGCCCGTGATTGAAGAGAAAGACATGGTGTACTTCAGCAGGACTAAGAAGAAGGAAGAAGATATTGTCGCGAAGTTCGAAGAACTATCAACCATCAACAAGAGAAGTAAGAAGAATGAACGGAATGTTGTCGAGGTCAGCTCGAAACCTGTTAGCGAAAAGGTGGCAGAGGATTTTGTAAATATAGAGGTAGTGGAGTGTAAGCAAGAGGAACCGAAAGCTACAGGCAGTAGAAAAAAGGAGAAAACACCTCCTGTTCGAAACGATAAAAAGAAGAAACCCCAACCGGAAATGATAGAAGTCATTGAACTAGAGGACCCGGGTGTACAACTTGAGTTACCGCCAGTAGAGAAACCTTCACGTAACAAAAAGAAAGAGAACGGCAAGAAAAAAGATGAACCTAGACAACAACATGCTGGAACATATTTGGAGAAACAGCAGAAAGTCAAACCGTCACCTGCGGAGATGAAACCGAAGACCAATGCTGCCAGTAAAGCGGGGAATAACAACAGGAAAGAAAACAAGCAAGACAATCGAAAGCGGAAAGATCAAACACCGCCTTTGGCAACACTTCTACTGGAGCCACAGCCCGAGCCAATGCCGGAAGTACTTCCCTTGGCTCCGGCTCTGGCGGTACAAGACGATCTGCTTAAATCTATTTGCGATGAATTCCCACCCCTGGAAGCGTTAAAAATTGACGATTTAGAACTGTTTGGCGAAGCTAATGAACCAGAAAACTTGAAATTAACCCGTAGCGAAATTAGTATTAAGGAATCGATGCTTTCTTCCAATGGGGTTGGGATCGGTAAACCGAAGGACCTTGATGGTGGCAGTGAATCGGAACCATCTTGCGTAGATGAGGCTATAAGTGTTGACTTAACAGCGGAGTGTATTACAGGAAATATATGTGAAGAAGAGCAAATACTGCCGAAGGAAGAGAAATTTTACGAATTGTCACGTTATGAAACAGAGTTCTCTGAACCTTTACCCCCACTTGAACCGTTTATATGCAAGGAATTCGAAGATTTAGGATTTAGCGAAAGCGGTAAGGTAAAGCTTCTTAAACAGCCGAGTGAGGAAAGGACTTTGATTAATTTCGAAAGTCCACTTCAGGAGGTGGCCAAAGCGCTGCCCACAAAGAGTAGCTCCATTTTCGACGACAAGAACATCGTATTTGCAATGTGCTCTAGCTTGCGGGAAGCAAATCTATCGGAAATGGGGGAATCCAGCACATCTCAGCAGTTCGGAGGCAGTAGAAGTCTTTCTTCGTCTATGATGCAACCAGGTCCGGTTGTTTTGAAGCAACAACTGTCTGCGGAAGGGCAAGATTCTGATTACAAGAGTCTAGAGTTGGATATCGATGACACCGCTATGTTCCTTTCTAGGCTTCCCATATCGTCGACATCGGATGAAGAGACTTCCAACTCTAATAATGACGAACCAGATGATAAAGAAGTTTCCAAGCTTCCGCAAGCCGACGATGAAGACGATGAGCTGCAACCGTTGATCTCTAGCAATAAAACGTCGTCTTCGTCGCTGTCAATTACCGTCATCGGTACCGTCTCCGGAGGTGCTAGCAACAACGATAGCCTACTCAACTCCATGACCACTTCCGGCATTGTGGCAACCGTCGGAAGTCCTGCCAAAACACCAACCACAATGACAACAGCACTGCCAACGACAGACGCGAACCAAAGTGAGAACGGCGACAAGCAGACCACCGCCGCAGCGAACACAAAGCAGACGGGCACTGGCAACAATGGTGGAAACAATGGCAATAACAATGGCAACGGAAAAAAGAAGTCCAAGAAGAAGCGAAAATAA